The Rosa rugosa chromosome 3, drRosRugo1.1, whole genome shotgun sequence sequence AATAATGTAAAACTAGCAGTCTTTTATATATGTGGTTCCAGTAAAAATCACTGTAAACTGCCTACTGAATGAAGTCAAAAATACTACACAGAGACGGATCAAAATCTCATTAGACCCCCTTGCATACTAAAGGCATAAAGATGCAATTTTCAAAAGGGACACAACTCTCAGGGTGAACACAGTTACAAATAATTATTGGCACATACAGCAAGATACTTCTCTAAATAATCGTCTAAACATGCATTGTAATATGTCTGCATCTTTAGTTTGGCCGGCTAGGGTTTTTAAAGCGCTCTCTACCAAAGATTCCCCATCCCCCGTCCATCCTCACCAATGTCTGTTCCTGGTCTTTGGCTACTATAAGGTCTTGaacttggtgagtttggatTTGCCGGAAACCTTTCCGACACACCTTGTTTTGCGGAACCATTACCAGTTGGGGTGCTAAATATCCCATAACCAAGTCCTGGAGGACGAGAACGAGGAGGATTAGGACTAGATGGTTCTTGCTTGAATCCTGCAGAACGGGGAGGATTAGGATTAGGATTAGATGGTTCTTGCTTGGGAATACTGTTAGGAAGCTGAGCAGAGTTTCTAAATGCCGATGGAGCAGCTCTGTTGGTTTCTCTTGTTGGCGATGAGAAGTGCACGTTTGTAGGCGCTTCTCTTCTTTGATATGGAATATGCTGCTCTCTCATTGATGGTGAGAAATGTGAAATTGGGATTTCTCTGTTATTGGGAGTCTCTCTCTTACTATCCATTTCTCTTGTTGGTGAAACCTCAGTATTTCTATACCTATTTTCAGCAACACCAGAAGATTCTTGTGGAGGAAGTGGAACAGTGTCTGCTCTTGTAGTAACCCCAATACCATCACCACTACCCTTCTCAGggctttttttgttttcagcCTTAGTTTTTTTCCCACCACTCTTTGGTGGGCCAAATTTCACATGCCTGACCATTATGAATGACTCTTTTCCTCTTCCTACCGTAGGTTCACATTCAATATAAGCTGTGTCTTCTATCTGTAAATGGAGTACAT is a genomic window containing:
- the LOC133739428 gene encoding translation initiation factor IF3-1, mitochondrial, with translation MAFWCSRLTQSKLRQLAHHSKTIPYASSLLNPTASKPCVSDNPLISHPDFIFASKVRFFAAPVQANANAKKTEQGTSGPRLNEHIRANVVRLVMGEEHFVISKSEALERARNLELDLVEVQGTANPPVCKIMDYHKEKYKKETREKEQIKIKSKEVKTLRADTKEVKFSPKTEAKDLKMKADMVKRFMDKGYRVKCTASDSEGRDLGAVFSRLIALIEDTAYIECEPTVGRGKESFIMVRHVKFGPPKSGGKKTKAENKKSPEKGSGDGIGVTTRADTVPLPPQESSGVAENRYRNTEVSPTREMDSKRETPNNREIPISHFSPSMREQHIPYQRREAPTNVHFSSPTRETNRAAPSAFRNSAQLPNSIPKQEPSNPNPNPPRSAGFKQEPSSPNPPRSRPPGLGYGIFSTPTGNGSAKQGVSERFPANPNSPSSRPYSSQRPGTDIGEDGRGMGNLW